One Solanum pennellii chromosome 10, SPENNV200 genomic region harbors:
- the LOC107002143 gene encoding putative phosphatidylglycerol/phosphatidylinositol transfer protein DDB_G0282179 produces MAVKLFVVALFSSLCILFPMASANSTDFQYCNKKTNYVVKVRGLDITPYPVKGGKETTFSIAATTDENISGGKLVIDVKYLFLHVHKESHDICEETSCPVSGDFVISHSQALPGITPPGSYTLTMRMLDGSNRELSCITFGFSISLIAESKAVAVDM; encoded by the exons ATGGCGGTGAAACTGTTCGTTGTTGCTCTCTTCTCATCATTGTGTATTCTCTTCCCTATGGCTTCAGCCAATTCCACTGACTTCCAATATTGCA ATAAGAAGACGAATTATGTTGTTAAGGTCCGTGGATTGGATATCACACCTTACCCTGTCAAAGGAGGTAAAGAGACCACTTTCAGTATTGCTGCGACTACAG ATGAGAATATCAGTGGCGGAAAGTTAGTTATTGACGTCAAGTACCTATTCCTTCACGTTCACAAGGAGTCCCATGACATTTGTGAAGAGACATCTTGCCCTGTGTCTGGTGATTTTGTGATTTCTCACTCTCAAGCCTTGCCCGGAATCACTCCTCCG GGTTCATATACTCTTACTATGAGAATGTTGGACGGAAGCAATCGCGAATTGTCTTGCATAACCTTTGGCTTCAGTATCAGTTTAATCGCGGAATCAAAAGCAGTAGCAGTAGATATGTAG
- the LOC107002145 gene encoding putative phosphatidylglycerol/phosphatidylinositol transfer protein DDB_G0278295 yields MAVKLIVTLVFSMCILLPFSSPKSTDFHYCNKKADYAVKVNGVDITPYPVKGGKEATFSIAATTDDNISGGKLIIDVKYLFLHVHHETRDICKETSCPISGDFVLSHSQALPGIAPPGSYTLTMKMVDGNNQELSCITFGFSMSLIADSKAVADA; encoded by the exons ATGGCGGTGAAATTGATCGTTACTCTCGTGTTCTCAATGTGTATTCTCCTTCCATTTTCATCACCCAAATCTACCGACTTCCATTATTGCA ATAAGAAGGCCGATTATGCTGTTAAGGTGAATGGAGTAGATATAACACCTTATCCTGTTAAAGGAGGTAAAGAGGCTACTTTCAGTATTGCTGCAACTACAG ATGATAATATCAGTGGCGGAAAGTTGATTATTGACGTCAAGTATCTATTCCTTCACGTACATCATGAGACTCGTGACATTTGTAAAGAGACATCTTGCCCCATTTCTGGTGATTTTGTGCTTTCACACTCTCAAGCGTTACCTGGAATCGCTCCTCCA GGCTCGTATACTCTTACGATGAAAATGGTGGATGGAAACAATCAGGAATTGTCATGCATAACCTTTGGCTTCAGTATGAGTTTAATTGCAGACTCCAAAGCAGTAGCAGATGCTTAA